A part of Rattus rattus isolate New Zealand chromosome 6, Rrattus_CSIRO_v1, whole genome shotgun sequence genomic DNA contains:
- the LOC116902875 gene encoding prolactin-inducible protein homolog, which yields MASLQILYQPQAVIHVLILCLILEIASGQDNRNNLLSLNLKVSSINKANEFTVTLTVTNKVDKCMVVKISTEDNPNIKYLSAKATYTACICTIHNFFWDIHVSANTVLQGKAEVVPDKNICPDGENIFPVTSYVETVTSKILVTP from the exons ATGGCTTCTCTTCAAATTCTCTACCAGCCCCAAGCTGTTATACATGTCCTGATTCTGTGCTTAATTCTGGAGATTGCCTCTGGTCAGGATAATAG GAACAATCTACTTTCACTAAATTTGAAAGTTTCTTCGATAAACAAGGCAAATGAATTTACAGTTACACTCACAGTTACAAATAAAGTGGATAAATGCATGGTG GTAAAAATCAGTACTGAGGACAATCCAAACATCAAATACCTTTCTGCTAAAGCAACTTACACTGCTTGCATTTGTACTATACACAACTTCTTTTGGGACATTCATGTCTCTG CAAATACTGTTTTACAAGGCAAAGCAGAAGTTGTTCCAGATAAGAATATATGTCCTGATGGTGAAAACATATTTCCAGTAACTTCTTATGTTGAGACAGTTACAAGTAAAATCCTTGTAACACCATGA